The Planococcus versutus genome contains a region encoding:
- a CDS encoding phosphocarrier protein HPr, with protein MIEKQFTITDEAGMHARPASALVGAVSKFKSEVTIEHKGKKVNLKSILGVMSLGIPSGSVVTIAADGEDENEALDQAADVMKSQGISNE; from the coding sequence ATGATCGAAAAACAATTTACAATTACAGATGAAGCAGGTATGCACGCACGTCCCGCATCGGCATTAGTAGGAGCGGTATCGAAATTTAAATCAGAGGTCACCATCGAACACAAAGGCAAAAAAGTAAACTTAAAGTCTATTTTGGGTGTTATGTCTCTTGGTATACCAAGCGGTTCGGTTGTTACCATTGCAGCAGACGGTGAAGATGAAAACGAAGCGTTGGACCAAGCAGCAGACGTGATGAAATCACAAGGAATTTCAAACGAATGA
- a CDS encoding putative immunity protein: MESKLKLNIVDRAEVRREIDELTNQTSQVDLSKWAISIAQHAYLALTNDFPYKAKLESEINVNKQWQQGRATVHQVRQAGFSVHKIARECEDETTKAVIRAIGQAISTGHMKAHALIASDYAIKAVGLYSNDNLHLITEERTWQLAELKKIHN, encoded by the coding sequence ATGGAAAGTAAGCTTAAACTTAACATCGTCGACAGGGCTGAAGTACGCAGAGAAATTGACGAACTTACAAATCAAACCAGTCAAGTTGACTTGTCCAAATGGGCTATTAGCATTGCCCAACATGCATACTTAGCTTTGACAAACGACTTCCCCTATAAAGCAAAACTTGAAAGTGAAATAAATGTAAATAAACAGTGGCAACAAGGTCGAGCAACCGTTCATCAAGTGAGACAAGCCGGATTCAGCGTTCATAAAATCGCGAGAGAATGTGAAGATGAAACGACAAAAGCAGTGATAAGAGCTATTGGACAAGCAATTAGTACAGGGCACATGAAGGCTCACGCATTGATTGCTTCGGACTATGCCATCAAAGCAGTCGGGCTCTATTCGAACGACAATCTTCATCTAATTACTGAAGAAAGAACATGGCAATTAGCGGAATTGAAAAAAATCCACAATTAA
- a CDS encoding SRPBCC family protein, whose protein sequence is MIKWKEEMTIEANIEQVWSLFKDEQIKKLMPKIEEHILLENKNDSVGAKHAQSYHEGNQLQTYIVETVGYEDSPTKKRKQTQFEMGQSFDVFYSFTLLKEEEYRTKFIYEGSNKGKGLMGKAMLLSGSKKTRHQTIITFMERVKDEALKLQED, encoded by the coding sequence GTGATCAAGTGGAAAGAAGAAATGACGATTGAAGCTAATATCGAACAAGTTTGGAGTTTGTTTAAAGATGAACAAATAAAAAAACTCATGCCGAAAATTGAAGAGCACATTTTGTTGGAAAACAAAAATGACTCTGTTGGTGCAAAACACGCACAAAGCTACCACGAAGGAAACCAGTTGCAAACGTATATCGTAGAAACAGTTGGTTATGAAGATTCACCAACTAAAAAACGCAAGCAAACGCAATTTGAAATGGGTCAAAGTTTTGATGTGTTTTATTCGTTTACATTGTTAAAAGAAGAAGAATATCGCACGAAATTTATATACGAAGGCTCAAACAAAGGCAAAGGACTGATGGGGAAAGCTATGTTGTTGTCAGGTAGTAAAAAAACGCGTCACCAAACTATAATAACATTTATGGAACGTGTAAAAGACGAAGCATTAAAACTACAGGAGGACTGA
- the pfkB gene encoding 1-phosphofructokinase codes for MIYTCTISPSIDYTVYVPEFESGKLNRSEEVHYYPGGKGINVSRVLKRLGITSQALGYAGGFTGQYIKDFLKNEEIKTDFIETSTITRINVKVKSTQETELNGPGPELSTSQLLALTDKVQAMKKGDWFVLCGSLPESIAFEFFLELATQCEKKGVRFVLDTSGPALKQLLKASVFLVKPNQYELGELFGVEISSVSDAFYYARRLVEEGTENVIVSMGGDGALLVTKDFALIAKAPAGTVVNTVGSGDSLVAGFIGCYSLTEDSYQAFRTGVASGSATAFRSDLCQVEDVEKLLGQVEIYPFEEKEVT; via the coding sequence ATGATTTATACTTGTACTATTTCTCCTTCCATCGATTACACAGTGTATGTACCCGAATTTGAAAGTGGGAAACTAAACCGATCGGAAGAAGTTCATTATTATCCGGGTGGGAAAGGCATTAATGTTTCGCGTGTTTTAAAGCGTTTAGGCATCACAAGCCAAGCGCTCGGTTATGCTGGAGGCTTTACAGGACAGTATATAAAAGACTTCTTAAAAAATGAAGAAATCAAAACAGACTTTATTGAAACATCTACCATTACGCGCATCAACGTCAAAGTTAAATCTACACAAGAAACCGAGTTAAACGGTCCTGGACCTGAGTTATCAACTTCGCAACTTTTGGCGTTAACCGATAAAGTGCAAGCCATGAAAAAAGGTGACTGGTTTGTGTTATGTGGTAGCTTACCGGAATCTATTGCATTTGAATTTTTCTTAGAACTTGCGACTCAGTGTGAGAAAAAAGGTGTTCGATTTGTATTAGATACATCAGGTCCTGCATTAAAACAGCTATTAAAAGCTTCAGTCTTTTTGGTGAAACCCAATCAATATGAATTAGGTGAGTTGTTCGGAGTGGAGATCTCTAGTGTATCTGATGCTTTCTACTATGCTCGTCGCTTAGTAGAGGAAGGCACAGAGAACGTGATTGTATCTATGGGAGGCGACGGTGCGTTACTTGTCACAAAAGACTTCGCGTTGATCGCCAAAGCGCCGGCAGGAACCGTAGTGAATACAGTGGGTTCGGGTGATTCACTGGTTGCTGGATTTATCGGTTGTTATTCACTCACTGAAGATTCATATCAAGCGTTCCGGACAGGTGTTGCAAGTGGCAGTGCAACGGCTTTTCGATCAGACTTATGCCAAGTAGAAGATGTAGAAAAATTGCTGGGACAAGTTGAGATTTACCCATTCGAAGAAAAGGAAGTGACATGA
- the ptsP gene encoding phosphoenolpyruvate--protein phosphotransferase, translating into MTTTMSGIAASSGIAIAKAFRLENPVLNVDKRTISDVDVELSRLTHALTTSTADLKAIQKKTAEQISEKEAAIFGAHLLVLSDPELIGPITEKIKTENVNAEFALQEATDMFIAMFEAMDNDYMKERAADIRDVRKRVLAHLLGVTVQSPSMISDKVIIIAEDLTPSDTVQLNAQFVKGFITDIGGRTSHSAILARTLEIPAVVGAKTAMDDIQNGMMVIVDGLDGTILVDPEESVIEQYKQKQAAWDQQKAEWAVLKNEATVTADGQAVELGANIGTPKDIAGVLENGGEAIGLYRTEFLYMGRDSFPTEDEQTEAYAAVLKGMKGKPTVVRTLDIGGDKELSYLDLPKELNPFLGLRAIRLCLEMPDMFRTQLRALLRASVHGNLKIMFPMIATLDEFREAKALLLEEKAKLESEGVAVNESIEVGIMVEIPSTAVMADTFAKEVDFFSIGTNDLIQYTMAADRMNESVSYLYQPFNPAILRLVKMVIDASHREGKWTGMCGEMAGDEIAIPILLGLGLDEFSMSASSILKARSQISKLSKAEMAEHTDRILALGTSQQVEDYVKKLSNQ; encoded by the coding sequence ATGACAACAACGATGTCGGGAATAGCAGCATCAAGTGGCATTGCCATCGCGAAAGCGTTTCGTTTAGAAAATCCGGTATTGAATGTGGACAAGCGCACAATTTCGGATGTTGACGTCGAACTTTCGCGATTAACACATGCATTAACTACATCCACCGCTGATCTTAAAGCAATCCAGAAAAAAACCGCCGAACAAATTAGTGAAAAAGAAGCTGCCATTTTTGGAGCTCACCTACTCGTATTAAGTGATCCAGAACTCATAGGACCGATTACAGAAAAAATCAAAACAGAAAACGTCAATGCTGAGTTTGCGCTACAAGAAGCGACGGACATGTTTATTGCGATGTTTGAAGCAATGGACAACGACTACATGAAAGAACGTGCAGCAGACATTCGCGATGTGAGAAAACGCGTGCTAGCACACTTGTTGGGTGTTACGGTTCAAAGCCCAAGCATGATTTCTGATAAAGTGATCATCATTGCTGAAGACTTAACGCCTTCGGATACCGTTCAATTAAATGCACAGTTTGTCAAAGGCTTTATTACGGATATTGGAGGGCGCACTTCCCACTCTGCAATTTTAGCGCGTACTTTAGAAATTCCAGCTGTGGTCGGGGCTAAAACAGCGATGGACGACATTCAAAATGGCATGATGGTTATTGTTGACGGATTAGACGGTACAATTTTAGTGGATCCTGAAGAGTCTGTCATTGAACAATACAAACAAAAACAAGCAGCATGGGATCAGCAAAAAGCCGAATGGGCAGTATTAAAAAACGAAGCAACGGTTACAGCAGATGGCCAAGCAGTTGAACTAGGCGCAAATATTGGGACACCTAAAGACATTGCCGGTGTACTTGAAAATGGCGGCGAAGCGATTGGTTTGTACCGTACAGAATTTTTGTATATGGGACGCGATTCATTCCCTACAGAAGATGAACAAACAGAAGCTTATGCCGCTGTGTTAAAAGGCATGAAAGGCAAACCAACTGTAGTACGCACACTTGATATTGGTGGCGATAAAGAATTGTCTTACTTGGACTTGCCGAAAGAACTAAATCCGTTTCTCGGCTTGCGTGCAATTCGTCTTTGCTTAGAGATGCCAGATATGTTCAGAACGCAATTACGTGCCCTTCTTCGCGCAAGTGTTCACGGCAATTTGAAAATCATGTTCCCGATGATTGCAACACTCGATGAGTTCCGCGAAGCAAAAGCATTGTTACTCGAAGAAAAAGCAAAGCTTGAAAGTGAAGGCGTAGCTGTGAACGAATCGATTGAAGTCGGCATCATGGTCGAAATTCCATCAACTGCGGTCATGGCTGATACGTTCGCAAAAGAAGTTGATTTCTTCTCGATTGGCACCAATGACTTGATTCAATACACCATGGCTGCAGATCGCATGAACGAAAGTGTGTCGTATTTGTACCAACCATTCAACCCAGCGATTTTGCGTTTAGTGAAAATGGTAATCGACGCATCTCACCGCGAAGGAAAATGGACGGGCATGTGTGGCGAAATGGCAGGAGACGAAATTGCCATTCCAATTCTTCTCGGCCTTGGTTTAGATGAGTTCTCAATGAGCGCTTCATCTATTCTAAAAGCTCGTTCACAAATCAGTAAATTATCAAAAGCTGAAATGGCTGAGCATACAGACCGTATTTTAGCATTAGGTACTTCTCAACAAGTAGAAGACTATGTAAAAAAACTGTCAAATCAATAA
- a CDS encoding histidine phosphatase family protein, whose amino-acid sequence MTTICLVRHGETNWNAQGKIQGKTDIPLNAEGIKQAKRCGQYLTNAKWDVIITSPLKRARKTADIINETLRVPLVEMSEFEEKHFGDAEGMTYEERAQTFPERYYPNQENDTLFVKRLAKGLETIQRHYPNKRILVVSHGGVINALLRALSNGEIGSGKTRLLNTCMSHLTFDQGKWVIQNYNQVNHLEKVISGSPCR is encoded by the coding sequence ATGACCACGATTTGTCTAGTCCGACATGGAGAAACCAATTGGAATGCACAAGGAAAGATTCAAGGGAAAACAGATATTCCATTAAATGCAGAAGGTATCAAACAAGCTAAGCGCTGTGGTCAGTATTTAACGAATGCTAAGTGGGATGTTATTATTACGAGTCCTTTGAAACGTGCTCGCAAAACGGCCGATATCATCAATGAAACTTTACGCGTACCACTTGTTGAAATGAGCGAGTTTGAAGAAAAACATTTTGGAGATGCAGAAGGCATGACATACGAAGAACGAGCGCAAACTTTTCCTGAGCGTTATTATCCAAACCAAGAAAATGATACTTTATTTGTAAAACGTCTAGCTAAAGGACTTGAAACAATTCAACGACATTATCCGAATAAACGCATACTTGTTGTGTCTCATGGTGGTGTGATCAATGCGTTATTAAGAGCTTTATCAAATGGTGAGATTGGTTCAGGAAAAACAAGACTGTTGAATACGTGCATGAGTCACCTTACGTTTGATCAAGGAAAATGGGTTATTCAAAATTACAACCAAGTGAACCATCTTGAAAAAGTGATAAGTGGATCTCCTTGTCGATAG
- a CDS encoding NUDIX domain-containing protein, producing the protein MRKDQLILLEQQFVRHSAGNGPFYRPIGGSIELGETSGNALKRELQEESSADIDIARY; encoded by the coding sequence GTGAGAAAAGATCAATTGATTTTATTAGAACAACAATTTGTGAGACATTCAGCAGGAAATGGTCCTTTTTACCGACCGATTGGCGGAAGCATTGAACTGGGAGAGACGTCTGGTAATGCTTTGAAACGAGAATTACAAGAAGAAAGTAGCGCTGATATTGATATCGCGCGTTACTAA
- a CDS encoding MBL fold metallo-hydrolase — protein MKKTQPVQLTERIHIIDGFDLGLSERTGTYVINEEQLTLVDTGPSPSVSYVKKGLALLGFALEDIKYIIVTHVHLDHSGGAGLLLQDCPNAKVVVHPKGARHLSDPSRLIAGAKMVYGKQFAQLFDPIVAIPEDRLVVLTEGDQLTIGANCTLDFWDTPGHAKHHFSIYDPVSNGVFAGDTVGIRYEQLAKDGIDLYLPSTSPNQFDPQAMQQAIERMLNAKLNAIYYGHFSKTDQPERALHQVEQWLNVFLEEGKSASKENWTVEQLASQLFYRVQAHLQTINVPDDHLVYAYVRLDMQVSAMGILDALSK, from the coding sequence ATGAAAAAAACACAACCGGTTCAGTTAACAGAACGTATCCACATTATTGATGGCTTTGATCTTGGGTTATCAGAACGCACAGGTACGTATGTCATTAATGAAGAGCAATTAACATTAGTGGATACAGGACCAAGTCCTTCAGTTTCTTATGTTAAAAAAGGATTAGCTCTTTTAGGATTTGCGTTAGAAGATATTAAATACATAATTGTTACACATGTTCATCTAGATCATTCAGGAGGAGCAGGATTGTTGCTACAAGATTGCCCTAATGCCAAAGTTGTTGTACATCCTAAAGGTGCCCGGCATTTGAGTGATCCGAGTCGGTTAATTGCGGGTGCGAAAATGGTCTACGGAAAGCAATTTGCTCAATTGTTTGATCCGATTGTAGCAATTCCAGAAGACCGTTTAGTGGTATTAACGGAAGGAGATCAATTGACCATTGGCGCTAATTGTACACTCGACTTTTGGGATACACCGGGACATGCTAAGCATCACTTTAGTATTTATGATCCTGTAAGCAATGGCGTATTTGCAGGTGATACGGTTGGCATTCGCTACGAGCAATTGGCAAAAGACGGCATTGATTTGTATTTGCCTTCTACATCGCCCAATCAATTTGACCCACAAGCGATGCAACAAGCAATTGAACGTATGCTAAATGCAAAACTAAACGCTATTTATTATGGGCATTTCAGTAAAACAGATCAACCAGAGCGCGCCTTGCACCAAGTAGAACAATGGCTCAACGTATTCTTAGAAGAAGGCAAGTCCGCTAGTAAAGAAAATTGGACGGTAGAACAATTGGCTAGTCAGTTGTTCTACCGTGTTCAAGCACATTTGCAGACAATAAATGTACCCGACGATCACCTGGTGTATGCGTATGTGCGTTTAGACATGCAAGTCAGCGCTATGGGAATTTTAGATGCTTTATCCAAATAG
- a CDS encoding 3-ketoacyl-ACP reductase, with the protein MQSLTEKTAFITGAGKGIGRATAMALANEGVNVGLIARTENDLKKLATEIKSLRGRAAYAVADVSDLVQVEAAVAKLTNELGTADILINNAGIGTYGPFLEIDPDEWKRVIDVNLMGMYYVTRTVLPQMIEKKGGDIINISSSSGLRGTEGSSAYSASKFGVLGMTESLSQEVRKHNIRVFALTPSRVVTDLTYKEGETAADKKKFMQPEDLAEYMVSQLKLHPRIFIPTSSQWATNPF; encoded by the coding sequence ATGCAATCATTAACTGAAAAAACTGCTTTTATTACCGGTGCTGGAAAAGGCATTGGACGCGCAACAGCAATGGCTTTAGCCAATGAAGGCGTTAACGTAGGCTTAATTGCTCGTACAGAAAATGATTTAAAAAAATTAGCAACAGAAATCAAATCGCTTCGTGGACGCGCAGCTTATGCGGTGGCAGACGTTTCAGATTTGGTTCAAGTAGAAGCGGCTGTTGCCAAATTAACAAATGAATTAGGAACGGCCGACATTTTGATCAATAATGCCGGCATCGGCACATATGGACCATTTTTAGAAATTGACCCAGATGAATGGAAACGCGTAATTGACGTGAATTTAATGGGGATGTATTATGTCACCAGAACGGTTTTGCCACAAATGATTGAAAAAAAAGGTGGAGACATCATCAACATCTCATCTAGTTCAGGTCTGCGCGGAACTGAAGGGTCTAGTGCATACAGCGCTTCCAAATTTGGAGTGCTCGGCATGACAGAATCGCTATCTCAAGAAGTGCGCAAGCACAATATTCGAGTGTTTGCTTTAACACCAAGTCGTGTAGTAACCGATCTAACCTATAAAGAAGGCGAAACTGCAGCAGACAAAAAAAAGTTCATGCAACCAGAAGATTTAGCAGAATACATGGTGTCACAACTAAAGCTGCATCCGCGAATTTTCATTCCGACATCAAGTCAATGGGCAACAAACCCATTTTAA
- a CDS encoding NAD(P)H-hydrate dehydratase, with translation MTLIPSTPQLWTTAHVQSTLPRRDSNSHKGSFGTALLIAGTQEMPGAALLAGLGAMRSGLGKLVIATEPEAIAMIVSGLPEATYLQNGLQQIAQRKSSIDPYRAAAIGPGTHPDSATESAVMVLLESQIPIILDAGALSKRSYPTRQSPVILTPHPAEFARITGVDINLLETNRSHYASLWAQKLQVAIVLKGPSTVVAFPDGDTWINPTGNSALAKGGSGDTLTGMMLGMLCCHEDWKHAVLNAVHIHGACADEWITTRSAHTLLAHELIEVLPVVWKKFDI, from the coding sequence ATGACTTTAATTCCCTCCACACCTCAGTTGTGGACAACTGCTCATGTGCAATCAACACTACCCAGAAGAGACTCTAACAGCCATAAAGGCAGTTTTGGTACAGCGTTATTAATTGCTGGCACACAAGAAATGCCAGGCGCTGCACTTCTCGCAGGACTCGGTGCCATGCGGAGCGGTTTAGGTAAACTAGTAATTGCCACTGAACCCGAAGCAATCGCGATGATTGTCTCGGGTTTACCTGAAGCGACGTACTTACAAAACGGCTTACAACAAATCGCACAGCGTAAAAGTTCAATAGATCCATACCGAGCAGCAGCTATTGGACCTGGAACACATCCAGATAGTGCAACAGAATCTGCTGTAATGGTTTTACTTGAAAGCCAGATTCCCATTATTTTAGATGCCGGTGCATTAAGCAAAAGAAGTTACCCGACTCGACAATCGCCTGTTATTTTAACGCCACATCCCGCTGAATTTGCTCGAATTACAGGGGTCGATATCAATCTTTTAGAAACCAACCGCAGTCATTATGCATCTTTATGGGCACAAAAGTTACAAGTCGCCATCGTACTAAAAGGACCTTCGACTGTAGTTGCTTTTCCAGACGGCGACACGTGGATCAATCCTACAGGAAATAGCGCACTTGCCAAAGGCGGTTCAGGTGACACGCTCACTGGGATGATGCTCGGCATGCTGTGTTGCCACGAGGACTGGAAACACGCGGTTTTAAACGCAGTTCATATTCACGGAGCGTGTGCCGATGAATGGATCACCACACGCTCTGCACATACGTTGCTAGCTCACGAATTGATAGAAGTGTTACCGGTAGTGTGGAAGAAATTTGACATCTAG
- a CDS encoding PTS fructose transporter subunit IIABC has protein sequence MKITQLLTEATIVLNLSATSKLQVLEELANQLDRAGKLTDKRAFTEAIMERESQSTTGIGDGIAIPHAKSVAVKLPAIAFGRSLDGVDFESLDGQPANLFFMIAATEGANDDHLEALSRLATFLMDDQFRTHILAAHSKQQVLQIVADKEASVEEPEATVKNTPTSTAQKKILAVTACPTGIAHTYMAAEKLKERAKELGISLKVETNGSSGVKNRLTAEDIAGADAIIVAADTKVEMSRFDGKPVIQTAVGKAIYETDSLLNRAVTKDAPTYRHIQSKDEADASETKGGFYKHLMNGVSNMLPFVVGGGILIAISFFWGINAGNPDSPEYNEFAAMLNTIGGGKAFFLMVPVLAGFIAMSIADRPGFAPGMIGGLIAITVTGVEEASGGSGFLGGLIAGFLAGYVTVLVKKAFSRLPDALEGLKPVLFYPVFAIAITGIIMMLVNPQLTKVYTAISTFLESLGGTNLILVGLLLGGMMAIDMGGPINKAAYTFGIAMLDAQNFNFMATVMAAGMVPPLGLAIATSLFKNKFTKPEREAGKTAYVLGACFITEGVIPFAAADPARVIPATVAGASVTGALVMLFDIGLRAPHGGIFVIGLVDGGVTSTMLYVLAILAGAFVTAFVAGALKKRIVA, from the coding sequence ATGAAAATTACGCAATTGCTAACAGAAGCAACCATTGTCTTGAATCTTTCGGCTACGTCCAAGCTACAAGTACTAGAAGAGCTTGCAAATCAGTTGGACCGTGCAGGCAAATTAACAGACAAACGCGCATTTACAGAAGCCATCATGGAACGCGAAAGTCAAAGTACAACAGGAATTGGTGATGGCATTGCTATTCCTCATGCCAAATCTGTAGCTGTCAAGCTACCTGCCATTGCGTTTGGTCGTTCGCTCGACGGTGTGGATTTCGAATCACTTGACGGCCAACCAGCCAATTTGTTTTTTATGATCGCAGCAACTGAAGGTGCGAATGATGATCATTTAGAAGCTTTGTCACGTTTAGCGACGTTTTTAATGGATGATCAGTTTCGAACGCATATATTAGCAGCACATTCCAAACAGCAAGTGTTGCAAATTGTTGCGGACAAAGAAGCTTCTGTCGAAGAACCGGAAGCTACGGTTAAAAACACACCGACATCCACTGCACAAAAGAAAATTCTTGCAGTAACCGCTTGCCCAACAGGCATTGCGCATACTTACATGGCGGCTGAAAAACTAAAAGAACGAGCTAAAGAACTAGGCATTTCGTTAAAAGTAGAAACCAATGGCTCAAGTGGTGTGAAAAATCGCTTGACTGCAGAAGATATTGCTGGAGCGGATGCCATCATTGTCGCAGCAGACACAAAAGTAGAAATGAGTCGTTTTGACGGCAAGCCGGTCATTCAAACAGCCGTTGGTAAAGCGATTTATGAAACGGACAGTTTGTTAAACCGAGCAGTAACGAAAGACGCGCCGACTTATAGACACATACAGTCTAAAGACGAAGCGGATGCGAGTGAAACTAAAGGTGGATTTTACAAGCATTTAATGAACGGCGTATCCAATATGTTGCCGTTTGTTGTCGGTGGCGGTATTCTTATTGCCATTTCTTTTTTCTGGGGCATTAATGCTGGAAACCCGGATAGTCCAGAATACAATGAATTTGCAGCGATGTTAAATACCATTGGTGGTGGTAAAGCTTTCTTCTTAATGGTTCCTGTACTGGCTGGGTTTATCGCTATGAGTATTGCTGACCGTCCAGGATTTGCACCCGGTATGATTGGCGGATTGATTGCGATTACCGTCACTGGTGTGGAAGAAGCGAGCGGTGGATCTGGGTTTCTTGGCGGATTGATCGCGGGATTCTTGGCAGGTTATGTGACTGTACTAGTTAAGAAGGCTTTTTCTAGATTGCCTGATGCACTAGAAGGATTGAAACCAGTGCTGTTTTATCCGGTTTTTGCGATTGCTATTACCGGTATTATTATGATGCTTGTCAATCCGCAATTAACGAAGGTCTATACAGCTATTTCTACGTTCCTTGAAAGTTTAGGTGGCACAAACTTAATTCTTGTTGGCTTATTACTAGGTGGGATGATGGCTATTGATATGGGCGGGCCAATCAATAAAGCGGCCTATACATTTGGTATAGCCATGTTAGATGCACAAAACTTTAATTTCATGGCAACTGTTATGGCGGCTGGTATGGTCCCGCCATTAGGTCTTGCTATTGCGACGAGCCTATTTAAAAACAAATTCACAAAGCCAGAACGCGAAGCGGGCAAAACTGCATATGTGCTAGGCGCTTGCTTTATCACAGAAGGTGTCATTCCATTTGCAGCAGCTGACCCAGCGCGTGTGATTCCTGCAACTGTAGCAGGAGCCTCTGTTACGGGGGCACTCGTTATGTTGTTTGACATTGGACTGCGCGCACCGCACGGCGGAATCTTTGTCATCGGTCTTGTAGATGGTGGGGTTACAAGCACTATGCTCTACGTTTTAGCTATACTAGCAGGAGCATTTGTAACTGCGTTTGTAGCAGGAGCATTGAAAAAAAGAATCGTTGCTTAA
- a CDS encoding DeoR/GlpR family DNA-binding transcription regulator: MLTNERHQYILQLLEEKQTVKIQELVEFTGASESTIRRDLTDLEQVDKLTRVFGGATLTGKNLLEPSISDKSTQLLKEKISIARFAGSFVQQGDSVYLDAGTTTFQVIPFLKDKKVVVVTNGLTLVDALNEQGITTYLIGGLMKSRTGAFVGSQTIQALKNYRFDVCFLGVNGFHADYGYTTPDPEEAAVKQLASSLARKTYVLADHSKHNKISFAKIMDLERATLIVDEISEEANAILEKKTLIKVVKP; the protein is encoded by the coding sequence GTGCTAACAAACGAACGGCATCAATACATTTTACAGCTACTTGAAGAAAAACAAACCGTCAAAATTCAAGAACTGGTGGAATTCACTGGCGCATCAGAATCTACCATTCGAAGAGATTTAACTGACCTTGAACAAGTTGATAAATTAACACGTGTTTTCGGTGGTGCTACATTAACAGGAAAGAATTTACTGGAACCGAGCATTTCTGATAAATCCACACAGTTACTTAAAGAAAAAATAAGCATCGCTCGATTCGCTGGCTCTTTTGTTCAACAAGGCGATAGTGTGTATCTCGATGCGGGTACCACGACTTTTCAAGTGATTCCTTTTTTAAAAGATAAAAAAGTGGTCGTTGTTACCAATGGCTTGACGCTAGTTGATGCTTTAAATGAGCAAGGTATTACGACTTACTTGATCGGTGGATTAATGAAGTCACGAACTGGCGCTTTTGTGGGATCCCAAACCATTCAAGCTTTAAAAAATTATCGCTTTGATGTTTGTTTTTTGGGCGTTAATGGCTTTCATGCAGATTATGGTTACACAACACCTGACCCAGAAGAAGCAGCGGTCAAACAACTGGCGAGTTCACTAGCGCGAAAAACCTATGTGCTTGCTGATCACTCGAAACACAATAAAATTAGCTTTGCCAAAATAATGGATTTAGAACGCGCCACTTTAATTGTAGATGAAATCTCAGAAGAAGCCAATGCCATACTTGAAAAAAAGACACTTATAAAGGTTGTGAAACCATGA
- a CDS encoding SRPBCC family protein: MIEWNEQCVIKAPIDRVWVLFSDQHLPTIMPQLEKHELVEGSPNKIGAKYAQQNRIKGRLVSYIMELTVFSDLPEHKQKDLYFVPAGLFYITLSFDLKKLDDHQTLFIYRGSNRGANVVGRTLLKLDSQNSSKQEVLAFMQRVKKIAES, encoded by the coding sequence ATGATTGAGTGGAATGAACAATGTGTTATTAAAGCCCCGATAGATCGCGTATGGGTGCTGTTTTCAGACCAACATTTACCAACAATTATGCCGCAATTAGAAAAGCACGAGCTGGTCGAGGGATCTCCTAACAAAATCGGGGCAAAATACGCACAACAAAATCGGATTAAAGGGCGTTTAGTAAGCTATATCATGGAACTTACTGTTTTTAGCGATCTACCTGAACACAAACAGAAAGATTTGTATTTTGTTCCTGCTGGACTGTTTTACATAACACTCAGTTTTGATTTAAAAAAACTAGATGATCACCAAACTCTATTCATTTATCGTGGTTCAAACCGGGGTGCTAATGTTGTCGGGCGAACTTTGCTAAAGTTGGATTCACAAAATAGCAGCAAGCAAGAAGTATTAGCATTTATGCAACGAGTGAAAAAAATTGCAGAGTCATAA